TTTTGATCCCCTCTCCTTCGATATAGCGGGTCACCATATCATTGCGCTGATTTCGAAAATAGGCACTGCTTTGTGAATAAACCGGTGAGGGACTCTCGAGGAATGAGAAACCGGCTACCACACATACGGTCAAGAATAACACCTGCCTCATGAGAAACCTCGATTGCAGTCTGGGGTTTGAAATAGATTGATTTGTATAGGAATCTGCAGAAATTATAACACTTGGGGGGGACTTAAGTTAATGGCGATTTCCCGTTATCAGCCCTGTTTCAGCAGATTGAAACAGGAATATTTAATTTCTATCCACACAGATCGAGGAATTCGCTATGATGCGAATGTATTAGGATTTAAGACGAATTTTTCAGTGGATGGATTCCTGTCAGATGCAAGTATTTCGAGTTGTGTTCTCTGTGAGCCTGGTTTTGTGCACCTTCTCTCTGAAAGGCTGTGGTGGCTCTGCCAGTACTGACAGCTCACAACCGGCGTCTGCTGAAAGTAAACAGCCCTCTCCGGTTGCAACGGCACCAGAGCAGACTGTAGAGACGATTGCGGTTACCGCTGAACCCGTCGATCCCCAGGCAGAAGTCAAAGCCGTTTTTGAAACGCTGTTGTCAATTCGCACCGAACCTGATCCCGATGAATGGATACAGGCTGATAAAAAACTGAGTTCATTTGGCAAGACTGCAGTCCCTACTTTAAAGGATGCCATGTCACATTCTGATCCCGGTGCCAGAGAACTTGCCAGCATGTATCTGGCCAGTCTGGGTCCGGACGCGAAAGAGGCAGCGCCGGTTCTGGAGACAGCGCTGCAGGATGCATCTCCGTTTACACAGGTCAATGCGGCCTCAACACTCACGCATTTTCCTGAATATCGAGAGAAAGCCATCCCTGTATTAATCAGTCTGACAGAACACCCCGACCCCAATACGCGACTCACATCCATCTACGCCCTGGGAAATCTGGAATCGCAGTCAGCAGATCAATTATCCGCCATCAAAGCCGCGCTCAACGACTCAGACCCGGATGTTCAATTAGCGGCCATTAAAGTACTCGGCCAGATGGGGAACCCAGCTAAAACAACTCTGACAGAATTGCAGACGCTCATCGACAACACTGATACCAGTGAAGTCTTGCGCGAGGCGGCACTCTCTACTAAATCTCAGATCGAGCAGAGTCAGAAAAAATAATTCGATCACGCCAGCAGCATGCGACTGCTCTGCCAGCAGGCAGGTAACCTATGCCTCAATTCGGCCTGTAGCGATTCTACCGGTTGGAAGACTCTCCTGACTCCCTGCGCCTTCCGAAATTTATCGGAGAGCCGCCTTTTCCAAAGTTCTTGCGCAATTCTGTTTGACTAACAAATTGCGTGAACTACTTTTACTGGCAGAGAGGGGCAACTAACCCGCTCAACGAACACAAACAACAATTTCCTCCGCTTCTTATCGAGGCGAGGATCTACAGCGCGGCAAGGAAAGCTGGGAGCTTTGAGGGGACCTTGCCGCGCTCTTTTTTTGTCTTGGAACCATCTGGCTTGATGGTGCTGGATACTCAGATCATGTGTGATGTTTCTGGACCGTTGAAAGCATGACAACAGATCAGCACCCTCAAGCGGTATTATATTGGAAGAGCTCATGGCAACCAGAAAACTGTGGTTGCAGCGATCCTGCCGCACCGGATTTACTCTGATTGAATCTCTCGTCTCTGTGACAATCACAGCGATTGCCGGAGCCGCTCTATTCTCTGCGATTGGCGCTTCCCTCGGTACCTGTTACTCCGCATTGAATCACAACATCGGATCAGGTCTCGCCGACCAGATGCTGGAAGAACTCTCAGCAGTCCGTTTTCCGGTCACCAGTGATACCAGGCCCGGGTTTCAAAGTTCCCGCGAATATTTTGATGATCTGGATGACTACGATAGCTGGTCCTCAACACCGCCAGAAAGCAAACAGGGTTATTCGCTGGGCAGAGAACCCGTCACGATTCTGGAAAGATATCCGATTTCCCGTCCCAGTCTGCTGACCCCGGATACCGGTTTTTTAAACAGATTGACGCGAGAAGTTTCGGTTGAACGTATTCAGCCCAACAGCGATGGCACGGGGTGGGTCGTGACTCAAGCTCAGACCAGTTATCGCAGGGTGACTGTCACCATCAAACTGGCCATGAATGCAGACTCACAAAGTCATGTGATTACGGAGGCAACGAGAATATTCAGTTATGTTCCACTTTCACCCTGATAACCTGAAGGCTGTTTTGCCTGTGTTTTCAGAGAGTCCGTTCCACTCAGAACGGACTT
The sequence above is a segment of the Gimesia algae genome. Coding sequences within it:
- a CDS encoding type IV pilus modification PilV family protein translates to MATRKLWLQRSCRTGFTLIESLVSVTITAIAGAALFSAIGASLGTCYSALNHNIGSGLADQMLEELSAVRFPVTSDTRPGFQSSREYFDDLDDYDSWSSTPPESKQGYSLGREPVTILERYPISRPSLLTPDTGFLNRLTREVSVERIQPNSDGTGWVVTQAQTSYRRVTVTIKLAMNADSQSHVITEATRIFSYVPLSP
- a CDS encoding HEAT repeat domain-containing protein, which encodes MQVFRVVFSVSLVLCTFSLKGCGGSASTDSSQPASAESKQPSPVATAPEQTVETIAVTAEPVDPQAEVKAVFETLLSIRTEPDPDEWIQADKKLSSFGKTAVPTLKDAMSHSDPGARELASMYLASLGPDAKEAAPVLETALQDASPFTQVNAASTLTHFPEYREKAIPVLISLTEHPDPNTRLTSIYALGNLESQSADQLSAIKAALNDSDPDVQLAAIKVLGQMGNPAKTTLTELQTLIDNTDTSEVLREAALSTKSQIEQSQKK